A window of Aurantibacillus circumpalustris genomic DNA:
AATGTTAAACCATGCACCAGGATGTGTAACAGCAAGAATTTGGTCGAAGTAGGGTTTAAAGGCTAGTGTATTTCCTAATTCTGATTTAGTAATCATCCATTCTAGTTTTTCTTTTGGCTCATAATCCCTATCATTTCTAAAATAATTGGTTCCTTTTGCAAAGGCGATTTTACCTTTGTATTTTTTGTAAGAATCAAAATTCATTAATTTCTCTTTAATCTTAGCAAGGTTCTCTGTGTTTAAAGCGATCATGATCATCTCTACTTTTGCCTGCGAAGTTTCTACATCCCAAGTTTCAAATTTTGATTTTTCTTTGGCGTAAACATCAACAACCGTTCTTTTTGCATCCGGTGGAACAGCATTACCATTGTTGTTATAATCTGATTTAATTTGAGCGAACACACCCGGATCGACTTCTAGTAATTCGACGTAAGTGTTGCTTACAACAGCGTGAAATAATTTTACTTTGTTTTTTTGAAAATAACTTTCTTTCATGGAAAGTGACAATTGCGGGGTTGTTCCTTTCTTCTCAAAGTAATCTAATTTGTTGACTAGTTTACCATCCGCTTCCTTAACGAATCTAAAACCAAATGATCTCTTGTCGATTAAACCGAAGTATTCTCCTGTAACGCCCATTTCATCGGCCTCTTCATTGAAGCTTGAAAACTTTCCAGCTTTTTCACCTTCACCTTTTCCACCACCCTTAGATTCACCCATCTTATCCTTCAGTTTTTTTCCGAACTGAGCCGAAACACTTTCTGTGTTAAAGGCCAATGCTGTAGTCAATGCTACTATTATTAAACTTGTTTTTTTCATTTTGTTTATGTTTTATGTTAAAAATTTAAAGTGACTTTTTGTGTTTGTTTATTGGTATTTCCAGACGCCCCTTGATTACCGTTAGTCCCTCTTATGCCTGTGCTCATGTCAGGCGGACCACCATTCCCTCCTTTTCCACCTTCATTGTTAATCGTAATATTAAATTCGGTAACTGAGGGATCTTTAATAACGGTTACGTTTCCTCCATTACCTCCGTTTCCACCATTCCCTCCAGAAGTTTTACCTTTATATCCTTTTCTTCCATCCATACCACGTCCGCCACCAGCGTAAATAATAAGCTCGGTTGAAGGAGTGAGTTTGTATCGTATTGTTTTTCCATCTGTGCTAGTGATTTCAATTTTATTTATCGGCTCACCGGTTTTTTTATGTTTCACTGTAAGTACTTTCACCGTTACATTATCGGCATGGCCTGCGTGCTGACCGTCAACCCCTTGAAAAGTAACCTCTTTGTTGCTTCTTTCAGAACCATTGAATCCGCCTTTGCTCACGCGAACACCAACATCATAAGTTGCATTAATACTCTTAGTCGCTTTTAGTTGTTTATGATAAACTGAAGTGGCGTTAAATGTAATTACGTCGTTTGGAATTTTTTGAGCATCCGGATCAACATCCACTATTTCTGCTAGATTGCTGCACCCCTCGTGATTGAGAGTGAAATCGCTCCAAGGAAGTTTACCGCCGAGATTTGATGTGCTTAGTTTATCGCCATTTTTTAATGTTGCAATAATTCCATAGGAGATTGATTTTCCAAAATGAGAAATTTTATCAGGTTGATCTATCAGTTTAATTTCTAAGGATGTTACTTCTTTACCTTCTAAAGAATTTAATTTGCGATCTAATTCAACTTGTTTGGCCTGATCTTCCTTTAGTGAAACCTTTGCAGTGGACTGATTTTTAAATGTAGCGACTGCGTATTCTTGGATTGTTTTGTTTACTGTTTCAAGTTCCTCGTTAAAACTTTCCCCTTCCTTAGTAAAAACGAACTTGGTAGTAGCTTGTTGTTTGGCATTCCATTGATGGTAAGCTATGTAATTTTTCTGGAAGGTAAGTCTGAAGTCCTTAAATAGAAAATGCGAAGGATAACCTGGTACATCGGGCTGAAAGAGCTCATCTAAAATTCCAGAGCGTTTTACTAATACGCCAGAAATATTTTTTCCAGATTTGGTAATTTCAATTGGCCATGGTTTACCAACTTTTTCAAATTTATTTTTATCATTTAATTTATATACGACATAGTTACCTGATTCAAAGCCAGCGGCCACATCGTTCTGACTTTCCTGCGCATTCAGTGTATACCCAAGTATAAAAAATAAAATTAGTGTGATAGTTTGTTTCATGATGTTTTCTTCTTTCGAAAACAAACTTAAGCAGGAATAAAACGCTTATTTGGAATTCTTCATTAACAGCCAATTTAATTCAGCAATGGACTAATACGCAATAAATGAAGGATGAGAAATTTAAGAAATTACAGAATTGCACTTTCGAATTCAGCTTTTTTATATTTGGAAAGCTTGGCTGTAAGGCCGTTGCTAAGTTGTATTGTTAGGTCTGATTTCGAATAGTTTTTAATAAATGATTTATTAACTATCCAAGATTTATGTACGCGTAAGAATAATGTAAGTGATTCAAGAATAATTTCGAAATGCTTAAGATTTTTACTAACAGTATATTTTCTCTCAGTTGTATGAACAATACAATACGATTCCTGGGCTTCTATAGCAACGATATGTTCGATCAAAATAAGATTTTGCTGCCCTTTATCGCTAATGATAATATTTTTAAGTTGCTTGTTTTCGAGTGAATTACTTAATAAAGAAAGTTGGTCAGATTGATGTTCGAGATTTTTATTTTCTACTACTCTGCTCACGGCGTTTTGGAGACGTGGAATATCAATCGGTTTTAGAAGGTAATCAATTGCAGCAATTTCAAAAGCACGCACTGCATATTGATCATAGGCGGTAACAAAAATTATTTTAAAATTAATTTCATCAAAAAATTTTACAAGTTCATATCCAGCATGATTGGGCATTTCAATATCCAAAAAAACCAAATCAGGATTTTCTTTTTTAATTGCTTCAACTGCAACCATTACGTTTTCGCATTTAGCAACGAGTTCTACTTCAGGGCAAAAACGAAGTAACAAGTTTTGAAGCACGTCTCTGGCACTTTCTTCATCATCAACCAGTATTGCCCTTAGTTTATTCACAAATAACAAACTTAAATTTCATTTTGTAAAATCTACTATTTAATTTATTAATCAGCTGATTTAGTTTAGTAATGGATTAAAATTTACGCGTCACTGGAATATGTAAAGTTACTCTTGTGCCCGAAGGTTCATTATTTTGATATAAATCTTCATAGGTGTAACCGTATTCACCTGCATAAACTTTGCTAAGAATGTTAAAGCGGTTATGAATTGCTTTTCCTGAAAACGATTCATGTTCTGGCCTTTGTCTTTGTTTAATTATTTTCGATTTCTCACGTCCTATACCATTGTCTTCAACAATACAAATCAGTATGTCCTTAAGTTCAAAGGTTATTTTTAAGCTTTTTTCTCCATGTTTATGTAACAAACCATGAACCAAAGAGTTTTCAATAAACGGTTGTACTAATAGTGGTGGTAACATAATTTCATCTACGTTTTTCACAATAATTTCAAAATTAAAATCTTTTTTAAATCGCAATTTTTCCAAAGATAAATAGAGTTCAAGAAGTTTTATTTCCTGATCAAAATCTATAAAATCTCTTTCTGAATAGTTTAAGGTACGTCGAACAAGATTTGAGAAGGTGGTTATGTAAGAGTATGAATTTTCAATATCACCTTTTAGTACTAAATCCTGTATTGAATTTAACGCGTTAAAAATAAAATGCGGATTCATTTGAGATTGAATCGCAGTAAGTTTTGAAACATTAATTTCGTTGAGTTGTTTTGATTTTCTTTGTTGAATATTCAGTTGCCACCTGTAAATCATAAAAACAAAAACCAAAAACAGAGAAATTATAGAGCCAATAAACCACCATTTTAAATAGTAGGGTTGCGCAATATTAAAAGAGTAAGAAATTGTCTTACTAAATTTCCCTTGATTTTCGGCCTTTACCAAAAAAGAATATTTGCCTGGCGCGAGCGCGTTATAGGTAACTTTGTTTAAATCATAGTTAGTTATGTTCCATTCGGTTTCATAACCTTCAAGTTTGTAATGGTAGTGAATTGTTTCGTGATTTTGCAGAGTAGGTAGCGACAATACAAATTGTATTTTTCGTTTGTTACTTTCAAAATTCGCGACTTGATTAAGCGATTTTTCTTCATCGTTTATTAGCAATCTATCTATGCGAACATCGGGAAATTTGCTTTTTGAGGGATCATAACTTAAATCAACTTTTTGAACACCTTCGCTATGACTTACCCAAAGATAATTTTGATGAATCGTAAAATCTAAGATACGTTTAGCACTGATTCCGAAAAGTGAATGGATTGATTTGATTAGTTTCCCATTTAAATCAAATTGAAAGAGTCCATCTGTCGTTTTTGCTAGTATGGTGTTTTTGAAAATCAGCATTTTAGTAATTGTTACCTTTTTGCGATTTACTATTGGTGCGATTGCCGATACTATTTTTACTTTCTCAATCACAAGAATTCCATTTTTTTTATCGGCCGCATAAATTTTCCCATTAAAATAATGCAAGGTGTTAGGGAAAATATCTTTACCTAAATATTGGATTGAGTATTTTTCACCTAAAGAATCTATAACAAACATGCCGTTTGCAGTCGTGGTATAAATTAATTTCTCATTGGGATCATATTCTAAAGAATATACTCTGTTCTCAAAACCGTTCAATTGTTCTTTTAAAAAATTGTTAGCTCCTAACCATTTGAATTTATGAATCCCATTATTTGTTCCTAAATAAAATGTTGTTTTCGATGTGAATACAGCGTCTTTTAAAGAGGATTGAAGAATTGGGAAAATTTTTCCGGTATTTTTATCGTACGCTTTAATAAAACCATCGTCAAATAAAACTAAGTCTGATCGGGGATCACCTTGCAGAACATTAATTGGTCTCTTGCCAGTTTTGCTCAAGTTTTTAAGCGAGCCTTCTGAACTCATAGAATTTAAATTACCTGTTGATGATCCAAGTAAAAGTCCCAGATCGTTGTCAGAATAAAGGGTAGCAATAGGATCGTCCCGAAACGATCGAACAACGTCAGAAATTTTTAAATCTGGAATTACAAGTACACCATTATAAAAAGTACTGAGTAAAAAATTACCTTCTTCATTTTTTAAAATATCTGAAATAAAATAATCCTGATAGTAAACTTGGCTAGAGCTCTTTTCGGTTAAGAGGTTAAGTCCTGGCAAAGTACCACCCACCCAAGCTTCGTCTCCTGTGCTATTGAGTCTTACCGAAGGACTGCGTTCAAAAGTTTTATCCTTAGGTAAAAGGCTGAGGGAAAAATCGAACTGATCGAATTTAAATATATTTTTAGATCCAAGATCGAGGGCGAACGAATTGTTTTTTAAATTAAAGAAAATATAATTATTGCTAACAGCTTGGTGGGTCTTTGAATCAAAGTGAAGTCGATGTTTTGTAAAGACCCCATAAGAGTATAATAAAACACTATCGGTACCCGAAATGTGAAATTGCGTCTTTTTGTCTTTTCTTAAGAAAGATACACCAACACTGCTTTTCTTGAGTTCGTACCGCTGTACCACGCTCTTATTTTTATTAAGAACAATTATTTTTCTTCCACCTACAATTACGTTGTCATCATTGGCGATTGCTAACACAATATCATTATGAGCTTCATCTGTTTTTAGTTCATAAAATAGAGAACATTTTTTTCGAACAATTTGAAAAATCTGGTGATTTAAATTATGGCAATAAATATTACCTTCTTTATCTATCTTAAATCCAAATAAAGAATTATTTTTCGATTCATCGCACTCTACTTTTTCATAATGTAGATAATCAAAATAAAACAATCCTTCATTTGTTGCAAACCAGTAGTTGAGATCCTTATCCTGAATAACATCATAAATTTGAACGCCCTTAAATTGATCGGCACCAAGGATAAAATAGGCAGGTTGTTGAGAAAACGCTAAGTTTCCAAAAAGTAAAAGTACAAATGCCAGCCTTTTTTGGAATAAAGAAAAGGATGATTTAATAATATGAAATATAGGATTTTGGGTTTTAGTCAAAGCGAATTATTAAATATATTATAAAGTTTGCTGTAAATAAAGAAACATAAGTATAGCCAATATTCTTATACTAATTTGAAAAATAATGTATTCCAATCTAATTTAGTTTTCAGTGCGCCAGCTAGCGCGATGTAACCGGTATTAAACCCTAAACAGCCAGTTCACCTTTTTCAAAGGCTTCTAGTGTCTAAATGCGGTTAAAACAAAAAACCACCTGAATTAGGTGGTTTTCGATTTGTTATTATTTACGCATTTTTAAAATCCCAGGTTTCCATAAACTTAGTAGTATAGTTACCGGCTTTAAAATCTTCGTTTTGCATTAATTTAATATGGAACGGAATGGTAGTTTTTACACCTTCAATTACATATTCACTCAAAGCACGGTGCATTTTAGCAATGGCTTCTTCGCGTGTTTGTGCAACAGTAATTAATTTGCCTACCATACTATCGTAATTTGGCGGAATTCTATATCCGCTGTATACATGTGAGTCTACACGAATTCCGTGTCCTCCCGGTGTATGCAAGGTTGTAATTAATCCTGGTGAAGGCACAAAATTCATAAAAGGATTTTCTGCATTTATGCGACATTCAATAGCATGTAATTGCGGGTAATAATTTTTGCCAGAGATAGGAACACCGGCGGCAACTAAAATCTGCTCACGAATAAGATCATAATTAATTACCTCCTCAGTGATAGGATGTTCTACTTGAATACGCGTATTCATTTCCATAAAATAGAAGTTGCGGTGTTTGTCAACCAAAAACTCTACTGTCCCCACACCTTCGTAGGCAATGGATAAAGCAGCTTTAACAGCAGCGTTGCCCATGGCTTCACGCAATTCAGGGGTCATAAATGGTGAAGGTGTCTCTTCTACAAGTTTCTGATGACGACGTTGAATGCTGCAATCACGTTCACTTAAATGACAGGCTTTGCCGTATTGGTCGCCTACAATTTGAATTTCGATGTGACGTGGTTCTTCAATGTACTTTTCCATGTACATAGCACCATTGCCAAAGGCAGCAAAAGCTTCATGCGTTGCACTATCCCAAGCTGGTTGAAATTCTTCATCATTCCAAACAATACGCATTCCCTTACCACCACCACCGGCAGTAGCTTTAATAATTACTGGGTAACCAATTCCTTTGGCAAGTTCCATTCCCTGTTCAGCACTATCAAGTAATCCTTCAGATCCTGGTACACATGGCACTCCAGCTTCTATCATGGTAGCCTTGGCATTACTTTTATCTCCCATCTTGTTAATCATTTCGGGAGAGGCACCTATAAATTTTATTTTATTCTGACGACAGATTTCTGAGAACTTAGCGTTTTCACTTAAGAAACCATAACCAGGATGAATGGCATCAGCATTGGTTATTTCTGCAGCAGCAATAATGCTGGCCATATTCAGATAACTTTCTTTACTTGGAGGAGGTCCAATACACACAGCTTCGTCAGCAAACTTAACATGCAAAGAATCTTTGTCGGCTGTTGAATAAACAGCAACCGTTTTAATTCCCATTTCACGACAGGTGCGTATAACGCGCAGTGCAATTTCCCCTCTATTGGCTATTAATATTTTTTTGAACACGATTTTGAAATTTTAAGTTATAAATTTTAAATTTTGTATTAGTTAAATGATCTATTTATCATTCAACATTTAAAATTCCTAAGAAGGATCTACTAAAAATAAAGGTTGATCGTATTCTACTGGCGTAGCATCATCCACAAGTACTTTTACTATTTTCCCCTTAATATCACTTTCAATTTCATTAAATAATTTCATTGCTTCGATAATACAAACCGGTTTGCCAGCTGTAATCTCATCTCCAACACCTACAAAGGCTGCTTTGTCTGGCCCTGCTGAACGGTAAAAAGTACCAATCATTGGCGATTTTATTGTAACGTACTTAGCTTCATCGGAATTAGCACTTCCATTGGATTTTGCTTCTCCACCAGCATTAGCGGGTGCAGTAACAGCTTGTGCTACAGGAGCAACTGCCATAGGTGCGGCCATTACTGGCGCCTGTTGCATAAGCACAGGTTGACCACTTTTTGGCGTGCGAATAACTATCTTAATTTCTTTTGTTTCTAATTCAACTTCGCTAACACCACTCTTTGAAACAAATTTTATTAGATCCTGAATTTCTGTTAATTTCATGTGTTTAATTTTTTTAGTTAATAATTGTATCTGACAGTCCTATTAAGCGTGAATAAACCTAAGGCTATCTAATTATAATTTTTTAGTTAGTGGGGCAAAAGTAAAAGTAATTTTGATTAAAAAAAGTGTTTTTGAGCTTGATTTATAACAAAATTGGTGTTTTTGAGTCGTTTTTGACTGAAAACGAAGGTTTTAACATAAAAAAAACCGCTTCATCTAAAACGAAACAGTTTTTAGTCATTTTGAGCTTTTTTTAGAACATTACGCCAATACTTATTCGAATAGCGCTCATTTTTAAATTTTGTTTAATAGGAGTAGAATTATTAGCTCCCGACTCTGTTTTATAAACGGTGTACTCAGATTCACTTCTCATTTGATTAGTAAGTGTAATTACATAATTAATATTTATGAAAACGCCAGTTGATCCAGATAGTCTATATTCAGCACCTAATCCACCATTAAAAGCAAACCTTAAAGGTATCGGGGAAAATTCTTTATTTACTTTAATACCACTTAGAGATTCAACGCCTGGCACAACTGTGTAACCTGTGTCATTATATTTACGGGTTTGAAGGTAGGAGTCTTCTGCAATGGCATTGATCCTTATGCCTAATTCACCTCCAAACATTCCTGAATACTTAATTCCATTGATCTCCTTTGTTGATAGTTTAAGAATGATTGGTATGGTGATATAAGTCGTTTTAACAGATCTTTCTTTTAGAACAAACCCAGTATTTAAGGCTTTTGTCCTATTTTCCGAAGTAGCTGTAACAAGGTCATTATTCTCATCCATCCAATACATAGATTCATAATTTATAGAAGGATCGTTTCTAAAAGTATATTTTCCTCCTTCAAAATCGGCACCAATTCCAGTTAGCAAACCTGCTGTTTCAGAAAATCTTCTCTCAATATTAAGACCAAAACCATAGCCAAATTTTGCACCACTTGGTACATTGCTTTTCTCAGTACTCTTAAACCATGTTGGTTGCAAAACAACCCTTAATCCAAAACGAAATTTTTTATCAAAATCAGATTTTACAGGCGCAGCATCTTGTGACAATAACGATGACGGCATAAGTAAACATACTGTTAGCACTAGTAGAAAATTTTTCATCATTAATTTTTATTATATGGTTACTTTTACAAATATAAAAAATAGATCTACCAACCATGAGAAAAAGAATTCTTTTTATTGCACTTTCTACCTTCATTCTTTTTGCCTGTAATGATAACAAACTCGAAGTCGATATTTCTTCCGTTGATTTAGAACCCTTACAAACACTAAGATTGGA
This region includes:
- a CDS encoding LytR/AlgR family response regulator transcription factor; the encoded protein is MNKLRAILVDDEESARDVLQNLLLRFCPEVELVAKCENVMVAVEAIKKENPDLVFLDIEMPNHAGYELVKFFDEINFKIIFVTAYDQYAVRAFEIAAIDYLLKPIDIPRLQNAVSRVVENKNLEHQSDQLSLLSNSLENKQLKNIIISDKGQQNLILIEHIVAIEAQESYCIVHTTERKYTVSKNLKHFEIILESLTLFLRVHKSWIVNKSFIKNYSKSDLTIQLSNGLTAKLSKYKKAEFESAIL
- a CDS encoding sensor histidine kinase, which translates into the protein MTKTQNPIFHIIKSSFSLFQKRLAFVLLLFGNLAFSQQPAYFILGADQFKGVQIYDVIQDKDLNYWFATNEGLFYFDYLHYEKVECDESKNNSLFGFKIDKEGNIYCHNLNHQIFQIVRKKCSLFYELKTDEAHNDIVLAIANDDNVIVGGRKIIVLNKNKSVVQRYELKKSSVGVSFLRKDKKTQFHISGTDSVLLYSYGVFTKHRLHFDSKTHQAVSNNYIFFNLKNNSFALDLGSKNIFKFDQFDFSLSLLPKDKTFERSPSVRLNSTGDEAWVGGTLPGLNLLTEKSSSQVYYQDYFISDILKNEEGNFLLSTFYNGVLVIPDLKISDVVRSFRDDPIATLYSDNDLGLLLGSSTGNLNSMSSEGSLKNLSKTGKRPINVLQGDPRSDLVLFDDGFIKAYDKNTGKIFPILQSSLKDAVFTSKTTFYLGTNNGIHKFKWLGANNFLKEQLNGFENRVYSLEYDPNEKLIYTTTANGMFVIDSLGEKYSIQYLGKDIFPNTLHYFNGKIYAADKKNGILVIEKVKIVSAIAPIVNRKKVTITKMLIFKNTILAKTTDGLFQFDLNGKLIKSIHSLFGISAKRILDFTIHQNYLWVSHSEGVQKVDLSYDPSKSKFPDVRIDRLLINDEEKSLNQVANFESNKRKIQFVLSLPTLQNHETIHYHYKLEGYETEWNITNYDLNKVTYNALAPGKYSFLVKAENQGKFSKTISYSFNIAQPYYLKWWFIGSIISLFLVFVFMIYRWQLNIQQRKSKQLNEINVSKLTAIQSQMNPHFIFNALNSIQDLVLKGDIENSYSYITTFSNLVRRTLNYSERDFIDFDQEIKLLELYLSLEKLRFKKDFNFEIIVKNVDEIMLPPLLVQPFIENSLVHGLLHKHGEKSLKITFELKDILICIVEDNGIGREKSKIIKQRQRPEHESFSGKAIHNRFNILSKVYAGEYGYTYEDLYQNNEPSGTRVTLHIPVTRKF
- the accC gene encoding acetyl-CoA carboxylase biotin carboxylase subunit, which gives rise to MFKKILIANRGEIALRVIRTCREMGIKTVAVYSTADKDSLHVKFADEAVCIGPPPSKESYLNMASIIAAAEITNADAIHPGYGFLSENAKFSEICRQNKIKFIGASPEMINKMGDKSNAKATMIEAGVPCVPGSEGLLDSAEQGMELAKGIGYPVIIKATAGGGGKGMRIVWNDEEFQPAWDSATHEAFAAFGNGAMYMEKYIEEPRHIEIQIVGDQYGKACHLSERDCSIQRRHQKLVEETPSPFMTPELREAMGNAAVKAALSIAYEGVGTVEFLVDKHRNFYFMEMNTRIQVEHPITEEVINYDLIREQILVAAGVPISGKNYYPQLHAIECRINAENPFMNFVPSPGLITTLHTPGGHGIRVDSHVYSGYRIPPNYDSMVGKLITVAQTREEAIAKMHRALSEYVIEGVKTTIPFHIKLMQNEDFKAGNYTTKFMETWDFKNA
- the accB gene encoding acetyl-CoA carboxylase biotin carboxyl carrier protein — protein: MKLTEIQDLIKFVSKSGVSEVELETKEIKIVIRTPKSGQPVLMQQAPVMAAPMAVAPVAQAVTAPANAGGEAKSNGSANSDEAKYVTIKSPMIGTFYRSAGPDKAAFVGVGDEITAGKPVCIIEAMKLFNEIESDIKGKIVKVLVDDATPVEYDQPLFLVDPS
- a CDS encoding outer membrane beta-barrel protein, encoding MMKNFLLVLTVCLLMPSSLLSQDAAPVKSDFDKKFRFGLRVVLQPTWFKSTEKSNVPSGAKFGYGFGLNIERRFSETAGLLTGIGADFEGGKYTFRNDPSINYESMYWMDENNDLVTATSENRTKALNTGFVLKERSVKTTYITIPIILKLSTKEINGIKYSGMFGGELGIRINAIAEDSYLQTRKYNDTGYTVVPGVESLSGIKVNKEFSPIPLRFAFNGGLGAEYRLSGSTGVFININYVITLTNQMRSESEYTVYKTESGANNSTPIKQNLKMSAIRISIGVMF